TCAAGGCCTGCGACCTGACCCGCCAGCATTCCGGCGAACCGCTGGGCGAGCGCATTGTGGTGAGCGGGCGGGTGTTGGACGAAAACGGCCGCCCAGTGCCGCATACGCTCGTTGAAATCTGGCAGGCCAACGCCGCCGGGCGCTATTTGCACAAACGCGATCAGCACCGCGCGCCGCTGGATCCCAACTTTACCGGCTGCGGCCACACGCTGACCGACGCCGAGGGCCGCTACCGCTTTGTGAGCATCCGCCCCGGCGAATATCCCTGGCGCAATCATCACAACGCCTGGCGTCCCGCGCACATCCATTTTTCGCTGTTCGGACCGGCCTTCGCCACGCGCCTGGTCACGCAGATGTATTTCCCGGGCGATCCGCTGATTCCCTACGATCCCATCTTCAACTGCACCGCGGATGAAAAAGCCCGCAACCGCCTGATCTCGCTCTTCGACTGGGAATCGACTCTCCCGGAAGAGGCCCTGGGCTATAAATTTGACATCATTCTCAACGGGCGCGAAGCCACGCCCATGGAGCCCTAAGATGAGCCTGTGCAAGACAACGTCGCAAACCGTCGGACCTTACTTCGCCATCGGCCTCACCTGGCTGAACAAGGACAACCTCGCCAGCCCGGGCGTCGCGGGTGAGCACGTGACGATCGAGGGCCGCTTCCTGGACGGCGACGGCCAGCCCATTCCGGACGCGCTGCTCGAAGTCTGGCAGGCCAACTCGCATGGAAAATACGCCCACCCGGAGGACACCCAGAACAAACCCTTGGAGCCTGGGTTCCTGGGCTTCGGGCGCATTCCCGCCGATGCCAACGGGAAATTCCGCTTCAGCACCATCAAGCCGGGTCCGGTGCCGGGCCCGGATGGCAAGCCGCAGGCTCCGCACATCCTGGTCTCCGTCTTCGCCCGCGGGCTGCTGTGCCGCCTTGTGACGCGCATCTACTTCCCGGACGATCCCGGCAACGCCGGCGATTTTGCCTTGAACCAGGTCGAGCCGGCGCGGCGCGGCACTTTGATCGCCAGGAAGGTGCCGGGCCAGAGCGGGGTTCTCGAATGGAACGTCGTCATTCAGGGCCCGGAAGAAACGGTTTTCTTC
This sequence is a window from Terriglobia bacterium. Protein-coding genes within it:
- the pcaG gene encoding protocatechuate 3,4-dioxygenase subunit alpha, producing MSLCKTTSQTVGPYFAIGLTWLNKDNLASPGVAGEHVTIEGRFLDGDGQPIPDALLEVWQANSHGKYAHPEDTQNKPLEPGFLGFGRIPADANGKFRFSTIKPGPVPGPDGKPQAPHILVSVFARGLLCRLVTRIYFPDDPGNAGDFALNQVEPARRGTLIARKVPGQSGVLEWNVVIQGPEETVFFDC
- the pcaH gene encoding protocatechuate 3,4-dioxygenase subunit beta — encoded protein: MTKIAGYRRPYIGTQPNPLHPPYASSIKRSPGKPLIYLPHTLSEVTGPVFGKETVQVKACDLTRQHSGEPLGERIVVSGRVLDENGRPVPHTLVEIWQANAAGRYLHKRDQHRAPLDPNFTGCGHTLTDAEGRYRFVSIRPGEYPWRNHHNAWRPAHIHFSLFGPAFATRLVTQMYFPGDPLIPYDPIFNCTADEKARNRLISLFDWESTLPEEALGYKFDIILNGREATPMEP